In Mangifera indica cultivar Alphonso chromosome 7, CATAS_Mindica_2.1, whole genome shotgun sequence, the genomic window TTATTATTACAGGTGTTTTTTGCTCTCAGCATGACAGCAGTTGGAATTTCTCAAACAAGCTTTCTGGCTCCTGATGTAGGTAAAGCCAAGAGTTCTATTGCTTCTATATTTAATCTTCTTGACCAGAAATCCAAAATAGACTCCAGTGATAACTCTGGAAAGAAGTTAAGAAATGTGAGAGGTAAAGTTGAGTTTCGACATGTCAGTTTCAAGTATCCAACAAGACCTGATATCCAAATTTTCTGCAATTTATGCTTGACCATTCAATCTGGCAAGGTAATGTCGCATGTTAATTACTCAAAAAGTGTATGGacagtttataaataaaaaacacattGTAATTGTATCTCTTATATCAGATGGTTGCTCTAGTAGGAGAAAGTGGAAGTGGAAAATCGACAGTGATCTCATTACTGCAGAGATTTTATGATCCCAATTCAGGTAAAATTACACTAGATGGaatagaaattcaaaaactacaattGAAGTGGTTAAGGCAACAGATGGGCCTAGTAAGCCAAGAGCCTATGTTATTCAATGATACCATCCGAGCCAATATTGCATATGGAAAGGAAGGAGATGCAACAGAGACAGAAATTTTAGCTGCTGCAGAGTTAGCAAATGCCCACAATTTCATTAGTGGTTTACAACAGGTTAAGAAATTGGAATTTTATTGTGATTGTACACTATCTTCCTGCTTACATTATAAATTGCTATTAAATGACAGTGGTGAGAATTTTTCTGTCAAAATATTGTCGGTTTTGAATgcataatttgttataaatttggtttcacttgaaatatctttaatttaataatcagaCTCACTGTCAAGACGTTATTTGCTTTGAATATACAACATTTCTTCCGTGCTTTATCAATTTGGGATTTCACGTCTCCCATCAAGACTTCTTCTTCGCCACAAAATCTGTTTGTTGGTTgagtctaattttttttttatgtttctaaTTCTAAAAGCTCTAATCGCAGGGATATGACACATCAGTAGGAGAAAGAGGGATCCAGTTATCTGGAGGACAGAAGCAAAGAGTCGCTATAGCTCGTGCTATAGTGAAGGCTCCAAAAATTTTACTATTGGATGAGGCCACTAGTGCCCTTGATCTTGAGTCTGAAAGAGTGGTTCAAGATGCATTAGACCGAGTTATGATGAATCGAACAACAATTGTGATAGCCCATCGATTCTCCACAATCAAGAATGCAGACTTGATTGTAGTGATGAAAGATGGAATGATAGTAGAAAAAGGAAAGCATGAACATTTAATCAGTATCAAGAATGGTATTTATGCATCCCTTACAGCATCTCATACACGTAAATGAAGCTAAGCTTCTAATGCTCTTTGCCATTTTGCTAGTTTTTGGGCTTTGAATACGTCGCTTGTTTCTACAATCTTTTATGGAGTGTAATGTAAGTTtcagagaaaaatgaaaatgaagtagGTTTTAGTCACTTTCTGCATAACAAGCTCAGTTCAAAGTAGTTGCAGCAAATCATTTGATAATTGAAAACAGAAAACATCAactaaaaaagtgaaattttggTTAAGAAGTGCAAGACAGTGAGTACTAAGTGCATGGTTATATAACATTCTTAggcaaatctcacatcaacaaAGTATAAGCTCAAACTATTAAATATAACAGATGCTAGGGTAAATTAGTACTGTTTGATTGAAATGGATGATGGTTGTTTGTGCCAACTGAGATAAAGATGCGACAACCATGAAACATGTTTTGagtaacatatatatatatatatatatatatatatattcttttctaGTTATTCTATAAGATATAGTAATGTTGATATTAACAAAGTTAAGAGCTTCACTAGAAGATTGTTTTGAATCTAGACGGCAGAAATATCCCAGTACTGCAGACATGAGACAAAATGAATACCATCAATTATGTTTAGACAAAATGAATGCGAATATATCTGAAATACATGATTAAAGATTATGTTGAATGGTACTTTTATGTTTCAGAAGCTATTGAAGAAATGAACAGGAATGGTAGGCCCACGGTGATTTTTAGGCTCAATCTTGGGAGTTCAGAAGCCCACATTCCAGACAAACTTGATGTCAGCGTAACtgattgaatatgaaatatgattgatgtGGGTGTTGTTAGTCTGAAATTGTCAACTGATGCTATAAGTAACAAATGCAAATGCTGGCTTTATGCGGACAGACGTGGTTGTTGGCTCTGTGTTGGCTTTTTGTGCCAACTGCAAACTGAGATTAGACGTGACACCCATTCTAAGTACTCTACTTCAATGCCACTACACCATTTCTTTTATATGGCCATATATAATTTGGGTTGATGTATGTAGTGTAAAATATTGTTCAAGTCTTTTCAACATAACATTTTTTTGAACAAATACGTTCACTCCTACCTTACAAATTCCAAGGACCTGATCAATTTCGATTTCGTAacatttcttgaaaattcataaactcacaaattattattttcaaacaatatGAAATGTCTATACATATATTCTCGTACCTTTTGCGGTGTGAGATTCCTTTGGAGGTATAGTTTAGTGTTTATAAAAACTTAGGGGTACCAAACTTAGAAATAACGATTAGTTGTCTAAAACCTAGTAGGAGGGGACTGTAATTACCGTATGAGTATGAATAATGAatatgtttttgttgatttggaCACGAAGACGGcctaaatatcaaaatcaatggGGAATAGCTCCATCAGAAAAACCTTGAAAAAGTCCATTGTTGGCACTGTAAATTTTTTCTCAGCGCAAAAGACAATGAATAGGATGAAAAATGCTACGACAAAATGTGAACATGcaaatataaacaaagaaaatgataaaacatATGTCAACTacagtaaataaaatattgtacaCAATTCATGTTGAGAGTCGTTATAAGTTTCATAAACTGTATAacgatatataaataaatgataatgcTTCCATTTCTTACATTCGTTCTTCTCTTCGTTCTTCTCTTCTTCATGTCCACTGAGTGAGCATTTCTTGTATTTGCTTCTTTTGGATACATAAACGTTCATTATgttaataatgaatttaatgCTTATGTTTGCTTATGTGCAGCTGCCATCCAAGAGCTTCATTGTTGTGAAAGACAGTGTACACTTTGCAGTTGCTGAACATGGCAGACAACAGCACTTCAGATGGAGATATTAAAAGAGAGCAAGCTCCTGAATCATCAGCAAGTTTAGATGGAGATGTTAACAAAGGGGAAGCTGAACCACCACCAGGAAGTACTTTAGATGGAGAAATGAAGATCGACCATGCTCAGGAAACACCAGGAAACTTAGATGGAGCTCATTCAGCAGTGGGAGAGAGGGGAAAAATACCTGAAGAGAATGGAAATGAGCCAGTTTCAGATGGGAAAAAGGAGAGAAAGCAAGGGAAGAATGTAGTAGCATACTACAAGTTGTTTTCCTTTGCTGACTcctttgattattttttgatGTTTTGTGGTGTAATTTCTGCTGTTGGAAATGGGTTCTGTTTGCCACTTATGTCTTTACTATTTGGAGAGTTGATTGATGCCACTGGAAAACCTGCCTCCACTACCGATATGGTGCATGGAGTTTTTAAGGTATCTGAAAACACTGAAACTATAGAGTGCTACTTTTCAATTGGAAAATTATTCCTTTATTTATTGACATTAAAGCTTTTACTGAAATTATAATGCATTACTGGGTAATCTTGCCCCAAGCCAAAAGTCCCTTAAGTATTTTGTATTAAGTAATTACATAACATGGTATTGTATTTGATGTTCTGaagaatatttttgaaaattaacaatttaattatagaGGATGAGGCTTGTTTTCTCTATCGGTTTCTTTTTGAAGTTGGAAATTTTGTTGTGATAGAAATATAGTTCTACAAAGATTAGGAAAGTATTTCTTAGTAGAAGTTGCTTATCTCTCAAGATACTTCATGGGAGAGagaaatatgtgaaagtttAACATGTAGTGCTGGGATAGTATTCTGGAATATCATATAGTGTGTTGTAGTATTGTATCTTTGTggtcattatatattttatctccCATGGATGTAAGATATTGATTCATTATCTAAGAATTAGAATATTATCTGCTTTAGACATACAGTGATTGTTTTTTTTGGGATATCGTGTCTCCTGTGATTGCCCTAGcatcacaaactatttaactgATCTTGTCTTATCATTTATAAgtgatatgatatatttatatatatcttatgtTTCTCTAGTTCTTTGTCGATGTAGGTTATGTCAAGTAGTGTTACAATAGGTGGGTTATGTCAAAAATATCATGTGTTTTGTgtgattgatgatttgttttttaaattttttatgtttccgCAAAATTCCTAATATCAATGGTAGCCAGTTTTGATTtactaaaaacttaaaaattaacataattggGTTCAATGAGCAATAGTTTGGTCAAATACTTCTACAGGTTTCACTGAAATATGTCTACTTGGCTGTGGGGGCGTGTACCGCATCCTTTGTCCGTGAGTAGCTTCTTGAAATTGAATTTCGTATCGCTAATTCCATATTCAAATCTTATGTTAAGTGTAAAGATGCCCATTTTTGCTGTTTGCCAGAGGTGACTAGCTGGACTGTAACAGGGGAGAGGCAGGCTGCAAGGATAAGAAGtttatatttgaaaacaatattAGGGCAAGAAATTGGCTTCTTTGATAAGGAAACTAGTACTGGAGAAATTGTTGGAAGAATGTCAGGTGACACTATTCTTATTCAAGAAGCCATTGGTGAGAAGGTATagcatatttatataaaagaacaTTATTGTTGCCATGATCATCGCAATCAATATCACATGCATGTATGGATTTGAAGATGCTCTTGTAATTTTTCAGGTTGGACAGTTTATACAGAATATATCTTCATTCTTAGGAGGCTTTGTCATAGCTTTCGTGAGAGGATGGCTCCTCACTCTTGTATTGTTATGTTCAGTTCCACCAATTGCTATTTCTGGAGCTCTCATGATGAAGCTCTTAAGCACGCTCAGTTCCCATGAACAAACTGCCTATTCTCAAGCAGCCACTCTTGTAGAGCAGACAATTGGCTCTATCAGAACTGTAAGAAACATTTACAGAGTGAAAACCTTTATCTCATGCTGTTTCAATGGAATTATTGATGAAAAATGTATTGTTTATGTAGGTTGCATCATATACAGGGGAGCAACTAGCAATTTCTAAGTACAGCAAGTCCTTGATTAAAGCATACAAGTCTGGTGTAAAGCGAGGGCTTGTTACTGGGTTAAGTATGGGTACACGAAATCTTATCTCATATAGTGGCTATGCATTGGCAGTGTGGTTCGGTGGAAGAATGATAGTTGATAAGGGATACTCAGGAGGAGATGTCTTAACTGTGATTTTTGGTGTGTTGCTGGGCTCTTCGTAAGTACACTTTACTGCTTTCTATCTGTTTGTTGTTTTGTGGAGTTATGAAAGTTATATTAACATGTTAGCAAATTATTCGGAATTTAAGGTCTCTAGGGCAGGCAGGTCCACACTTAAGTACATTTGCTGCCGGACAAGCAGCagcatttaaaatgtttgaggCAATCAATAGGAAGCCTGAGATTGATGCTTACGATACTAATGGAAGGAAACTGGATGAAATTCGTGGTGATATTGAGTTAGAGGATGTTAATTTCAGTTATCCCGCAAGACCAGATGAACGCATATTAATTGGATTCTCTCTTTCAATACCGAGTGGTACAACTGCAGCTCTGGTTGGACAGAGTGGAAGTGGGAAATCAACAGTGATCAGTTTGATAGATAGATTTTATGATCCACAGGCTGGTGAAGTACTTATAGACGGTGTTAATCTCAGAGAGTTTCAGCTCCAATGGATCAGAGGGAAAATTGGTCTTGTCAGCCAGGAACCTGTGTTGTTTTCATCAAGCATTAGAGACAATATTGCTTATGGGAAGATTGGTGCAACTAATGAAGAGATAGAAGCTGCTGCAGAGCTTGCAAATGCATCTAGCTTCATAAATAAGCTACCTCAGGTTTTAATTCTTCAACTATTGgtctttttaagttttaataaatcttattaaagaaaaaaaaatcttaattccTTGAGATGAAAGAAAAATCACTAAATCCTCCAACTATCACAGTTTCCTCACTCTCCTTCTACCTATATAAGTATTCTGTTAATAAGAGTTGGTGATATCTccttttaagttttgaattgTCCAGAGACTAGACACAATGGTTGGTGAACATGGAGTTCAGCTATCTGGGGGCCAAAAGCAGAGAGTTGCTATAGCAAGGGCCATCCTAAAAGATCCAAGAATCCTACTTCTAGATGAAGCCACAAGTGCTCTTGACGCTGAATCCGAAAGAGTGGTGCAAGAGGCACTTGATAGAGTAATGGTCAACCGTACAACTGTACTTGTAGCTCATCGCTTGACTACAGTGAGGAATGCAGATATGATAGCTGTTATTGAGAAAGGAAAGATTGTTGAAAAAGGTTAAAATTTTGCTTAGATTTCCCTTTTTCAATGGTTCAACTACAGAAGTTGCCTGTCATTAATGTATTTGCTTGAGTAGCCTATGTTACTCATGACTAGTTTCATAATCAAGAGTTTCTGTCTCCCGCGCATTACCCTTCCTAGTTACCATTCATCTTTTGTAAATTTTTGCTTTTAAGCTGCATTCCTATTTTACGCATTactgaattatatttttttcaaattgtcaGGTTCACATTTTGATTTAGTCAAGAATCATGATGGAGCATATAGCCAGCTCATACGGCTGCAGGAAATTTGCAATGAGTCAGAAAAAGATTCTTCAATTAAACCAGACAGCGGTCGTCATTCCTGGGTCCAATATGTTTCGTCGCCCTTAAGTATAATTTCTGATAACTCAGTTGAAATGTCTCCTGAAAACTTACCTGACAAATCAATTGATAGTACTCCTGCTGCAGAAAAGCCACAGATTTCTCAAGAAGTTCCACTTAGCCGTTTGGCTGGTCTTAATAGCCCTGAGATACCTATGTTACTTATAGGTTCCATATTTGCTGCGGCCAATGGTGCAATATTACCAATTTTCGGGATGGGGCTTGCCAGTGCTATTAAAAGTTTCTACAAACCCGAAAAAGTCAAGAGAGATTCCTCAGTTTGGGCGTTAATATTTGTGGCCCTTGGTGTGACTTCTTTTCTGAGCAACGCAATCAGCTCATACTTTTTTGGTGTAGCAGGGTGCAAGTTGATAAAGCGAATACGATCAATGTGCTTTGCAAAAGTGGTACACATGGAGATAGGATGGTTTGATGAAGCTGAGCATTCGAGTGGTGCCATTGGTGCAAGGCTTTCTACAGACGCAGCCTCAGTGCGAAGTGCAGTTGGTGACACACTTGCTTTGATTGTTCAGAATGCTGCAACAGCAACTGCAGGCTTGATAATTGGTTTCAAAACAAGTTGGGAATTGTGTTTGATAATCCTTGCCTTCTTTCCTCTGCTGGGAGTTTGTACTTACGTACAAATGAAGGTGATGTTCTTGATCAGCAACGCCAGTAATGCTAAGGTTTGTTTTTAACTACTCAGGAAGCCATTCATGTTATGCCTAATTTTCATTACATGATCAATTTTGATAAGGAAACACCaattatgtgattttttaaataaaaaaatatgaaccaAACTCTATGTTATTCTAAATATTCAAACAGACTCgctactattattattattactgttTTATCGAGATAGAGATTTTCAAATGTTTGCAGAAAATGTATGAGGAAGCCGGTCAGGTTGTAAGTGATGCAGTTAGCAGCATTAGAACTGTAGCTTCCTTCTGTACCGAGAAGAATGTGATTGAACTATACCAGAAGAAATGTGATGGCCCAGTTAAGGCAAAGATAAAGCAAGGACTGATACGCGGACTATGCTGTGGGGtatccttcttctttttctattttatctATGCAGTGGAATTTTTTGTTGGAGGGATATTAGTTAACCATGGCAAGACAACattcaatgatttttttcatgTAAGTATTTCATTCTCCATCAAATAAGTATTTCAAGTTTATGTGTCATTACACTTGTCCATTGATCACTGATTATCTGAAGGAAAAATTTCTTACGTTATTCTGATATTGATCATTAGCCTACCTACTGTTTACAGGTGTTTTTTGCTGTCAGTTTGACAGCCTATGGAATTTCAAGAGCAACCACTCTTGCTCCTGACGTTGGTAAAGCTAAGAGGTCTAGTGCTTCTGTATTTGGGCTTCTTGACCCGATATCCAAGATAGACTCAAGTGATAACAGTGGAACAACATTAGACAATGTTAGAGGTGAAGTTGAGTTTAGGCAAGTCAGTTTCAAGTATCCAACAAGACCTGATGCTCATATTTTCCGTGATCTTTGCTTAACCATACATTCTGGCAAGGTAATGTTGCATGCTTCATTACATTCAACTAATAAAAGTTCACCCATAACTTGATAATCCTTTTAGCTAAAATGGAACTTTTAGCTGCTCTGAAGCCATGGCAACCAATTTTGGTGTACCAAGATTCTTCCAGTGTTGCTTGCTTCAGCTTAACAATTGTACATTAAATTCAGAAGTGAAAACTTTTTTCGTTGACACATACATTGGAAATACTGCTACAGCTTTCTAATTGACATGGTTGAACCAAGAGAATgaataacaatataatttagCTTTTTGTTTCAGATGGTTGCTCTGGTTGGAGAAAGTGGGAGTGGTAAATCGACAGTGATCTCATTATTGCAGAGATTTTATGATCCTAATTCAGGTCAAATTACTCTAGATGGAATAGAAATCCAAAAGCTGCAACTAAAATGGTTAAGACAGCAGATGGGCCTGGTGAGTCAGGAGCCTGTGTTATTCAATGACACCATCAAAGCCAATATTGCTTATGGAAAGGAAGGAGATGCAACAGAAACAGAAATTTTAGCTGCAGCAGAATTAGCTAATGCTCACAGCTTCATTAGTGGCTTACAACAGGTTAAGACTTGGCATTTCAAGTTGTTCTTAAATACTTTGTTGAACAGAATGAATCCCACGTTATCAATAGTGACTTTCAATTGCCACCAAATCTATTTTTTCTTGGATTGAATAGAAATTTATGTTTCTAATTCTTAAAGTTGGAAAACGTAGGGATATGATACATCTGTAGGAGAAAGAGGAGTCCAGTTATCCGGGGGACAAAAACAACGAGTAGCTATTGCGCGTGCCATTGTGAAGtctccaaaaattttattgctAGATGAAGCCACTAGTGCTCTTGACCTGGAGTCTGAAAGAGTGGTTCAAGATGCATTAGATCAAGTTATGAAGGACCGAACCACAATTGTTGTAGCTCATCGGTTATCCACAATTAGGAATGCAGATGTTATTGCAGTAATTAAAAATGGAGCCATAGTAGAAAAAGGAAACCATGAAAGTTTAATCAATGTGAAGAAAGGTGTTTATGCATCCTTAGTAGCACTTCATGCAAGTGCAACAAATTAAGCTCTTATGTCTGCTTCACTCTATTAGTAGTTTGTTTATGGGTTGTTTTGTTATCTTGAGTTGTTATCATTGTAACTTGTTTCTAAATACACTTATAAGTCTAGTATTGGACTATGACATAGTAATGTAAGTTttaaagagaaatgaaaatgaaggtGTTGGATCCAGTTCACCTATGATAGGTTAACCTGATCTATTAGGGTTGAAATAACAAAACAACCCCTGCAGTTAAAATTACATATGTGCCCTTAACAGTTATGGGATGAGAGTTAGCAATAATTgggatttaaattttaaaatcccAACTACcgctttaataaaattagatgttaCGTTTCTTCTTCTCTGCTTCCCTAcagaaaacaatataaaatacaCAGACCTAAAACTATAGAATCCAGACAAGCAAAAAGGCAAACTATGTTGTGGATTATTAATTGAAACGCTTGGATTATCgaatatcatcaaaaaacaCACGTATTGCAATCCGAGTAtgcattttcttttatcttgaaattatttatatccgTTTGCATTAGTAtcagagtaatattatatggtTCACGGTGATGTTGATGATGCAAGAATATTTCTAGAAAATGAATTGGGTTCATAATGCTATGAATAGTGattattttttgagaaaaaaacgCATGAACCCGTTCATATGCTCTATGACCCATTTACATTTTCTTGAtgaatttgatatgattgaGTATAATTGTTGCCTAGAATCATGTTAGGGTGATATGTATGATTTGTGATGAAAAGTTACTTTGGAAATGCATCGAATCGATGAATTTCAGTAGCTTATGTTTTCCAAAAATGGTGACATTCATGTCCCAAATTTGTTAGATTCCGACGACGTTGGCACTGTAAAATGCAACGAACAAAAGCATTGTGACGTAGGCTTCAAAAGCCTCATCAAATCGCCATCGATCATTGGCCAAAGGACAACCAATTTCATTGGCAATTTATTAAGGTTCATATGCATCGTAGGTTGCAATCAGATTGGGAAAACCCCATTGCCCAACTTGTTGGTCAACGGGTCACTCCACTTGGCAATCGGGTGATCCGAATCGAGTCTTAACCTGTGGATCAGTTGACTATTAATGGTCAACATTTGATCGATTAACAATCAATATTTGACTAGTCAATGG contains:
- the LOC123221579 gene encoding LOW QUALITY PROTEIN: ABC transporter B family member 11-like (The sequence of the model RefSeq protein was modified relative to this genomic sequence to represent the inferred CDS: substituted 2 bases at 2 genomic stop codons) codes for the protein MADNSTSDGDIKREQAPESSASLDGDVNKGEAEPPPGSTLDGEMKIDHAQETPGNLDGAHSAVGERGKIPEENGNEPVSDGKKERKQGKNVVAYYKLFSFADSFDYFLMFCGVISAVGNGFCLPLMSLLFGELIDATGKPASTTDMVHGVFKCKDAHFCCLPEVTSWTVTGERQAARIRSLYLKTILGQEIGFFDKETSTGEIVGRMSGDTILIQEAIGEKVGQFIQNISSFLGGFVIAFVRGWLLTLVLLCSVPPIAISGALMMKLLSTLSSHEQTAYSQAATLVEQTIGSIRTVASYTGEQLAISKYSKSLIKAYKSGVKRGLVTGLSMGTRNLISYSGYALAVWFGGRMIVDKGYSGGDVLTVIFGVLLGSSSLGQAGPHLSTFAAGQAAAFKMFEAINRKPEIDAYDTNGRKLDEIRGDIELEDVNFSYPARPDERILIGFSLSIPSGTTAALVGQSGSGKSTVISLIDRFYDPQAGEVLIDGVNLREFQLQWIRGKIGLVSQEPVLFSSSIRDNIAYGKIGATNEEIEAAAELANASSFINKLPQRLDTMVGEHGVQLSGGQKQRVAIARAILKDPRILLLDEATSALDAESERVVQEALDRVMVNRTTVLVAHRLTTVRNADMIAVIEKGKIVEKGXNFAXISLFQWFNYRSCSHFDLVKNHDGAYSQLIRLQEICNESEKDSSIKPDSGRHSWVQYVSSPLSIISDNSVEMSPENLPDKSIDSTPAAEKPQISQEVPLSRLAGLNSPEIPMLLIGSIFAAANGAILPIFGMGLASAIKSFYKPEKVKRDSSVWALIFVALGVTSFLSNAISSYFFGVAGCKLIKRIRSMCFAKVVHMEIGWFDEAEHSSGAIGARLSTDAASVRSAVGDTLALIVQNAATATAGLIIGFKTSWELCLIILAFFPLLGVCTYVQMKVMFLISNASNAKKMYEEAGQVVSDAVSSIRTVASFCTEKNVIELYQKKCDGPVKAKIKQGLIRGLCCGVSFFFFYFIYAVEFFVGGILVNHGKTTFNDFFHVFFAVSLTAYGISRATTLAPDVGKAKRSSASVFGLLDPISKIDSSDNSGTTLDNVRGEVEFRQVSFKYPTRPDAHIFRDLCLTIHSGKMVALVGESGSGKSTVISLLQRFYDPNSGQITLDGIEIQKLQLKWLRQQMGLVSQEPVLFNDTIKANIAYGKEGDATETEILAAAELANAHSFISGLQQGYDTSVGERGVQLSGGQKQRVAIARAIVKSPKILLLDEATSALDLESERVVQDALDQVMKDRTTIVVAHRLSTIRNADVIAVIKNGAIVEKGNHESLINVKKGVYASLVALHASATN
- the LOC123221578 gene encoding ABC transporter B family member 21-like, translated to MVALVGESGSGKSTVISLLQRFYDPNSGKITLDGIEIQKLQLKWLRQQMGLVSQEPMLFNDTIRANIAYGKEGDATETEILAAAELANAHNFISGLQQGYDTSVGERGIQLSGGQKQRVAIARAIVKAPKILLLDEATSALDLESERVVQDALDRVMMNRTTIVIAHRFSTIKNADLIVVMKDGMIVEKGKHEHLISIKNEAIEEMNRNGRPTVIFRLNLGSSEAHIPDKLDVSVTD